One Pseudomonas sp. MH9.2 DNA segment encodes these proteins:
- a CDS encoding DUF4123 domain-containing protein produces MKESDFNGFYRPDNKWLLLDTPSVPGLASQLKKRFPRTRCYELFADTEMHLIRKQGPLLVSLRPDDPFNVVCESETAAWPGLTIFCSAPKNELLAHLRRMLTVRFSDHYKSLITYYNAQTASYFFDSMDVQALSRWLGPIDSISWVGGTWADKADDYQDRLYLNNPKLDVVPLTAEPQLSVQQEKKLQQCLLERHAYFWSRATDNSYRKTLRHLQEGLRLGFNDPQILDEWLGLRARFPTASLPSNLADMGQQVRFDNVRNYWEGGRS; encoded by the coding sequence ATGAAAGAGTCCGATTTCAACGGGTTTTACAGGCCTGACAATAAATGGCTATTGCTTGATACGCCGAGCGTGCCCGGCCTGGCCAGTCAGCTTAAAAAGCGCTTCCCTCGCACCCGCTGCTACGAACTGTTTGCGGACACGGAGATGCACCTGATCCGCAAACAGGGCCCGCTGCTGGTGTCCCTGCGCCCCGATGACCCCTTCAACGTTGTCTGCGAGAGTGAGACGGCGGCCTGGCCAGGTCTGACTATTTTTTGCTCGGCGCCCAAGAACGAATTGTTGGCCCATTTGCGGCGCATGCTCACTGTTCGTTTCAGCGATCACTACAAAAGCCTGATCACTTATTACAACGCACAGACCGCCTCCTATTTTTTCGACTCGATGGACGTGCAGGCGTTGAGCCGCTGGTTGGGGCCGATAGACTCGATCAGTTGGGTCGGCGGCACTTGGGCAGACAAAGCCGACGACTATCAGGACCGGCTGTACCTGAACAATCCGAAGCTGGACGTTGTGCCGTTGACGGCCGAACCCCAACTCAGCGTCCAGCAAGAGAAAAAGCTGCAACAGTGCCTGCTGGAACGCCATGCGTATTTCTGGAGCCGTGCGACCGACAACAGCTACCGCAAGACCCTGCGCCATCTTCAGGAAGGCCTGCGCCTTGGCTTCAATGATCCACAGATTCTTGATGAATGGCTCGGGTTGAGGGCCAGGTTTCCGACGGCCTCGTTGCCCTCGAACCTGGCAGACATGGGGCAGCAGGTGCGTTTCGACAACGTGCGTAATTATTGGGAGGGCGGACGATCGTAG
- the vgrG gene encoding type VI secretion system tip protein VgrG has product MLDPVTEPFFRLDIPNLSHRLNVLSFTGTEAINQPFAFELEVVSESSDLNLQSLMYRSAWLSFVDTKTGINGQIHGADQSRRGPHLGHYRLSLGPRLACLAGRSNQRIFQGLSAPQIIARVLKEHGIRADAHRFELSGTYRERMYCAQHHESDLQFVQRLCEEEGIHYHFQHSRRCHMLVFGDSQGGFRRAPTCPFQTESAQIKPRKVAAAQHAVTRFSVSTADGGQDSRRALEQAEGESTAPYLGAGLLLPLSEHPQKEWNHLWLLTEVQHRGYQPQELDELLAAVISSDSPYSNHFQATPWEVGFRPSPVTARPPMRGVQRARVVGPVFDQVYCDSMGRINVQFDWGLQGEGAQYASCWVPVSSALVGEGDDESAQPRVGMEVMVSFIHGDPDQPEVTAYLQRQGAEGFDRADSAHPESVSDLAGSDASEVPRQDEQVLRMRLDPRTFVSEGQKIELSGGITLTFEKDSELLFSVGSSSVLLRHDGLKLSSAQIMFNADPAPQSAADKLRDEAELHARANELLELLQAGHPLVLLCQLPSGGSFAHCQRTPCACRAMTRIDGEGAP; this is encoded by the coding sequence ATGTTGGATCCAGTCACCGAGCCTTTTTTTCGCCTGGATATCCCGAACCTGTCCCACAGGCTCAACGTGCTGTCGTTTACCGGCACGGAAGCGATCAACCAGCCTTTTGCGTTTGAGCTGGAAGTGGTCAGTGAGTCCTCTGATCTGAACCTGCAAAGCCTGATGTACCGGTCGGCATGGTTGAGCTTTGTGGACACTAAAACCGGGATCAACGGGCAGATCCATGGCGCCGACCAAAGCCGTCGAGGGCCGCATCTCGGCCACTATCGTTTAAGCCTTGGTCCTCGGCTCGCGTGCCTTGCCGGGCGTTCTAACCAGCGGATCTTTCAAGGCCTGTCGGCCCCGCAAATCATTGCCAGGGTGCTCAAGGAGCATGGCATTCGCGCCGATGCGCACCGCTTTGAACTCAGCGGCACCTACCGTGAACGCATGTATTGCGCGCAGCACCATGAGTCGGATTTGCAATTCGTTCAGCGCCTGTGTGAGGAAGAGGGCATTCATTACCATTTTCAGCATTCAAGGCGCTGCCATATGTTGGTGTTCGGGGATAGCCAGGGTGGCTTTCGACGTGCGCCGACCTGTCCTTTCCAGACGGAATCGGCGCAAATAAAGCCCCGCAAGGTCGCTGCCGCACAGCATGCTGTTACTCGCTTTTCCGTCAGCACCGCTGACGGTGGGCAGGACAGTCGCCGCGCTCTGGAGCAGGCCGAGGGCGAAAGTACGGCGCCTTATCTGGGGGCCGGACTGCTATTGCCGTTGAGTGAGCATCCGCAAAAAGAGTGGAATCATCTCTGGCTCCTGACCGAGGTTCAGCACCGGGGTTATCAGCCGCAGGAGCTCGATGAGCTGTTGGCCGCCGTCATCAGCTCCGACTCGCCGTACAGCAATCATTTCCAGGCGACGCCGTGGGAGGTTGGCTTCCGCCCTTCGCCCGTAACGGCTCGGCCGCCCATGCGGGGTGTGCAGCGCGCGCGGGTGGTGGGCCCTGTTTTCGATCAGGTGTACTGCGACTCGATGGGCCGGATCAATGTGCAGTTCGACTGGGGGCTTCAAGGCGAGGGCGCGCAATACGCCAGCTGTTGGGTGCCGGTGTCTTCGGCGCTGGTCGGCGAGGGCGATGATGAGAGTGCCCAGCCGAGGGTCGGCATGGAGGTGATGGTGAGTTTTATCCACGGCGACCCCGATCAGCCAGAGGTAACCGCGTACTTGCAACGTCAGGGGGCGGAGGGCTTTGACCGCGCAGACAGTGCCCATCCCGAGTCTGTTTCTGACCTTGCCGGGTCAGACGCGAGTGAGGTACCGCGTCAGGACGAGCAGGTTCTGCGGATGCGCCTCGATCCGCGAACGTTTGTCAGCGAAGGGCAAAAAATCGAATTGTCTGGCGGGATCACGCTGACGTTCGAAAAAGACAGCGAACTGTTGTTTAGCGTTGGCAGTAGCTCGGTCCTCCTTAGGCATGACGGTTTGAAACTGAGCAGTGCGCAGATCATGTTTAACGCGGACCCTGCGCCGCAGTCTGCAGCGGACAAGCTCCGCGATGAAGCCGAACTGCACGCGCGAGCCAACGAACTGCTGGAGCTGTTGCAGGCCGGTCATCCGTTGGTCCTGCTGTGTCAGTTGCCTTCGGGTGGAAGTTTTGCCCACTGCCAAAGGACGCCTTGCGCCTGTCGGGCGATGACGCGAATCGACGGGGAGGGAGCGCCATGA
- a CDS encoding MATE family efflux transporter, whose amino-acid sequence MSTLLNDWRDRPTHRRVWALAGPMILSNISVPLVALVDSAVIGHLPHAHQLGAVAVGASLYTFLAWAMGFLRMGTTGFAAQAAGRSDGAALRKILLQGLLLAVLLALVLGLFALPFSQLALGLMQPSADLKQLTLDFFHTRLFGLPAALASYALVGWFLGTQNARAPLAILLTTNLVNIALNLWFVIGLEWGVVGSARASVLAEWTGALLGLALTQQALRAYPGKVAWAALALWQSWRPLLAVNRDIFIRSLALQSVFFLITVQGARLGDATVAANALLLNGLLLTAHALDGLAHAVEALCGHAIGAHDRAALRRSLTIAAGWSLLASVAFAVVFMFAGHLFIQMQTDIPAVRETAFIYLPYLAALPLVAVWSYLLDGLFIGATRAREMRNAMVLSVVLVAPLAWFAQGLGNHGLWLTFMVFMLLRGATLGILAWRLNRSNGWFANAGH is encoded by the coding sequence ATGTCGACACTGCTGAACGATTGGCGCGACCGCCCTACCCATCGCCGGGTCTGGGCGCTGGCAGGACCGATGATTCTGTCCAATATTTCCGTGCCATTGGTGGCATTGGTCGACAGTGCGGTGATCGGCCATCTGCCGCATGCCCATCAACTGGGCGCAGTCGCAGTGGGGGCCAGCCTGTACACCTTCCTCGCCTGGGCCATGGGTTTTCTACGCATGGGCACCACGGGGTTTGCCGCGCAGGCTGCCGGGCGCAGCGATGGAGCAGCGCTGCGGAAAATCCTGTTGCAAGGGTTGCTGCTGGCCGTACTGCTGGCGCTGGTGCTCGGCCTCTTCGCCTTACCGTTCAGCCAACTGGCACTGGGCCTGATGCAGCCCTCGGCCGATCTCAAGCAACTGACCCTGGATTTTTTCCACACCCGCCTGTTTGGCCTGCCTGCTGCACTGGCCAGTTACGCGCTGGTCGGCTGGTTTCTCGGCACCCAGAACGCCCGTGCCCCGCTGGCAATTCTATTGACCACCAACCTGGTGAACATCGCCCTCAATCTGTGGTTTGTGATTGGCCTGGAGTGGGGCGTGGTCGGTTCAGCGCGGGCCTCGGTGCTGGCTGAATGGACCGGCGCCCTTCTCGGCCTGGCGCTGACCCAACAAGCATTACGTGCCTACCCCGGCAAGGTCGCGTGGGCGGCACTCGCCTTGTGGCAGAGCTGGCGGCCACTGTTGGCGGTCAACCGTGACATCTTCATTCGCAGTCTGGCGCTGCAATCGGTCTTTTTTCTGATCACGGTACAAGGTGCGCGATTGGGAGACGCCACGGTGGCCGCCAACGCGCTACTGCTTAACGGCCTGCTGCTCACCGCTCATGCACTGGACGGACTGGCCCACGCCGTGGAGGCCCTGTGCGGTCACGCCATTGGCGCCCATGACCGAGCCGCGTTGCGCCGTTCGCTGACGATTGCTGCCGGTTGGTCCCTGCTAGCCAGTGTCGCGTTCGCGGTAGTGTTCATGTTCGCAGGGCATCTGTTTATCCAGATGCAAACCGATATCCCGGCCGTGCGTGAGACCGCTTTTATCTACTTGCCTTATCTGGCTGCGCTGCCGCTGGTTGCGGTCTGGAGCTATCTGCTCGATGGCCTGTTCATCGGCGCGACCCGTGCGCGGGAGATGCGCAATGCCATGGTCCTCAGCGTGGTGCTCGTGGCGCCGCTGGCCTGGTTCGCCCAAGGCCTGGGCAATCATGGGCTGTGGCTGACGTTCATGGTGTTCATGCTGCTGCGCGGCGCGACGCTGGGCATACTTGCCTGGCGCCTGAACCGCAGCAATGGCTGGTTTGCCAACGCTGGACATTGA
- a CDS encoding alpha-2-macroglobulin, translating to MLDKGLFLACVLTLLSACDSSTSHKAAPASAPNPAAAVVESSKPKPALDLSALSQRYAGRELTVVDVSEIQVEGASTLSVSFSVPLDPEQKFAEKLHLVDTKTGKVDGAWELSDNLMELRLRHLEPQRKLVLTLDAGLLGVNKAKLAAEYISRLETSDLQATVGFASRGSLLPTRLAEGLPVIALNVAKVDVEFFRIKPESLPAFLSQWGRSSTLQGYESKDLLPMADLVYGGRFDLNPARNTRETLLLPIAGLKPLQQPGVYLAVMRASGTYNYSQPATLFTLSDIGLSVHRYQNRLDVFTQALEGGKALSGIELELYDADGRVVGQGKTDNAGHAQLPLPAKAEVLLAHQGEQTSLLRLNSAALDLAEFDITGPKAHPLQFFVFGPRDLYRPGETVLLNGLLRDSDGKDVKPQPISVEVRRPDEQVSRKFVWEADATSLYQYQLQLAGEAPTGRWQLVFDLGDGKPQVYEFQVEDFLPERLALEIKGSDTALNPADNADFNINGRYLYGAPASGNRLTGQLYVRPLRDAVKALPGYQFGSITEEELSQDLDLEESTLDANGELSLEVESKWAQAKSPLQLILQASLQESGGRPITRRLVQPVWPADRLPGLRALFDGDQTDGNGPAEFELLVADSEGHKLAADNLKVRLVRERRDYYWNYSESDGWSSRYNEKFLNLDEETLSIKQGDTAKISFPVEWGPYRVEVEDPATGMISSLRFWAGYRWQDNAEGGAVRPDQVKLALDKPAYADGDTVNVTVTPPAAGKGYLLVESSDGPLWWQEIDVPAEGKRFDIALDKQWTRHDLYISALVIRPGERKANITPKRAVGVLHLPLDRSQRKLALTVSTPEKMRPKQPLTVKLQAKNADGSVPKEVHVLVSAVDVGILNITEYPTPDPFAKLFGRKAYGADQLDIYGQLIEAGRGRLASLAFGGDAALAKGGKRPETSVTIVALQSAPVTLNAQGEGEISVDIPDFNGELRVMAQAWTGERYGMAEAKTVVAAPLIAELSAPRFLAGGDQTQLALDLSNLSGKAQRLTVQLSAEGQLSVINASAGQSVELAQGQRITLQIPVRAEGGFGQGKIKVVVQGLDLPGENLPAFSREWTLGIRPAYPALLKHYRAVLKDQAWSLPEGALEAFEPAGREALLSVSSRPPLNLGEQIRALKAYPYGCLEQTASGLYPSLYADAASLKRLGLEGEPDADRKRKIELGIERLLGMQRYNGSFGLWGADGEEEYWLTAYVTDFLLRAREQGFAVPPEALKKANERLLRYLQERNLVDVNYSENAEHTRFAVQAYAGLVLARSQQAPLGALRSLFDRRTDARSGLPLVQLSIALEKMGDKPRAEQALIGGLAATRKPNDWLADYGSPLRDQALIFALLEENNLAADKREERLFELSDQLAATQWLSTQERNSLFLAGRGVLGKPEANWAAQLSSGNQTRELSNHQPGLKLEGATLASPLSLQNTGSTTLYQQLTISGYPQQPPLPGGENLSIRREYLGMKGQALNLDALKSGELVLVHIEVKARQRVPDALVVDLLPAGLELENQNLAQSAASLADASSEVKEWRESMQNAGLKHQEFRDDRYVAALNLDAFNTTHLLYLARAVTPGTYRVPPPQVESMYRPNWHALGDAPAQMVVKGK from the coding sequence ATGCTTGACAAAGGATTGTTTCTGGCCTGTGTGCTGACGCTGCTAAGCGCCTGCGATTCGTCCACTTCACACAAGGCTGCGCCGGCCTCCGCACCCAATCCGGCCGCAGCGGTCGTTGAGTCGAGCAAGCCCAAACCGGCACTGGATCTTTCTGCCCTGAGCCAACGCTATGCGGGCCGTGAGCTGACAGTGGTCGATGTCTCGGAAATCCAGGTCGAGGGTGCCAGCACCCTGTCCGTGAGCTTTTCCGTACCGCTGGACCCGGAGCAGAAATTCGCTGAAAAGCTGCACCTGGTGGACACCAAAACCGGCAAGGTCGACGGCGCTTGGGAACTCTCCGACAATTTGATGGAGCTGCGTCTGCGCCATCTTGAGCCTCAGCGCAAATTGGTCCTGACCCTGGATGCCGGTCTGCTCGGGGTGAACAAGGCCAAGCTGGCAGCGGAATACATCAGTCGTCTGGAAACCAGTGATCTGCAAGCCACCGTCGGTTTCGCCAGCCGTGGCAGTCTGTTGCCGACCCGGTTGGCCGAAGGTCTGCCGGTGATCGCGTTGAACGTCGCCAAGGTCGATGTTGAATTCTTCCGCATCAAGCCCGAATCCCTGCCTGCGTTTCTCAGCCAATGGGGCCGTAGCAGCACCTTGCAGGGTTATGAATCCAAAGACCTGTTACCCATGGCCGATCTGGTCTATGGCGGCCGCTTCGACCTGAACCCGGCGCGCAATACACGGGAAACCCTGTTGCTGCCGATTGCCGGCCTCAAGCCGTTGCAACAGCCTGGCGTCTATCTGGCGGTCATGCGTGCTTCGGGCACTTACAACTATTCCCAGCCGGCGACCTTGTTCACCCTGAGCGACATTGGTCTGTCGGTGCACCGTTATCAGAATCGACTGGACGTGTTCACCCAAGCGCTGGAGGGTGGCAAGGCCCTGAGCGGTATCGAGCTTGAACTGTATGACGCCGATGGTCGCGTGGTCGGCCAGGGCAAGACCGATAACGCCGGACACGCCCAATTGCCATTGCCAGCCAAGGCCGAAGTGCTGCTGGCGCATCAAGGTGAACAGACCAGCCTGCTGCGCCTGAACAGCGCGGCGCTGGACCTGGCCGAATTCGATATCACGGGACCTAAAGCCCACCCTCTGCAATTCTTCGTCTTCGGCCCGCGCGATCTGTATCGCCCCGGCGAAACCGTGTTGCTCAACGGCCTGCTGCGTGACAGTGACGGCAAGGACGTGAAGCCGCAACCGATTAGCGTCGAAGTGCGTCGACCGGATGAACAGGTCAGCCGCAAGTTCGTCTGGGAAGCTGATGCGACATCGCTCTATCAATATCAGTTGCAACTCGCGGGTGAAGCGCCGACCGGGCGCTGGCAACTGGTCTTCGACCTCGGCGACGGCAAACCGCAGGTGTATGAATTCCAGGTAGAGGATTTCCTGCCAGAGCGTCTGGCGCTGGAAATCAAGGGCAGCGACACGGCGCTCAACCCGGCCGACAACGCTGATTTCAACATCAATGGCCGCTACCTGTACGGCGCCCCAGCATCGGGTAATCGCCTGACGGGCCAGCTGTATGTCCGACCGTTGCGTGATGCAGTAAAAGCCTTGCCCGGTTACCAGTTTGGCTCGATCACCGAAGAGGAGCTGAGCCAGGACCTCGATCTGGAAGAAAGCACCCTCGACGCCAATGGCGAGCTGAGCCTTGAGGTGGAGAGCAAATGGGCGCAGGCCAAATCGCCTCTGCAACTGATACTGCAAGCCAGCCTGCAAGAGTCTGGCGGACGCCCGATTACCCGGCGTTTGGTGCAACCGGTATGGCCAGCGGATCGGCTGCCGGGGCTGCGCGCCTTGTTCGACGGTGATCAGACCGATGGCAACGGTCCGGCAGAATTCGAGTTGTTGGTGGCTGACAGCGAAGGCCACAAACTGGCAGCCGATAACCTCAAGGTGCGGCTGGTGCGTGAGCGCCGCGACTACTACTGGAACTACTCGGAGAGCGATGGCTGGAGCTCTCGTTACAACGAGAAGTTCCTGAACCTTGACGAAGAAACCCTGAGCATCAAACAAGGCGACACTGCCAAAATCAGCTTCCCGGTGGAGTGGGGCCCATACCGCGTCGAGGTCGAAGACCCGGCAACCGGGATGATCAGCAGCCTGCGCTTCTGGGCCGGCTACCGCTGGCAGGACAATGCCGAAGGCGGCGCGGTGCGTCCGGATCAGGTCAAATTGGCGCTGGACAAACCGGCTTACGCCGATGGCGATACGGTCAACGTCACCGTCACACCTCCGGCGGCAGGCAAGGGTTACTTGTTGGTCGAGTCCAGCGACGGGCCGTTGTGGTGGCAGGAAATCGACGTGCCGGCTGAAGGCAAGCGCTTCGATATTGCGCTGGATAAACAATGGACGCGGCATGATCTGTACATCAGCGCGCTGGTGATTCGACCGGGCGAACGCAAAGCCAATATCACACCGAAACGTGCGGTGGGCGTGCTTCATCTGCCGCTGGATCGCTCACAACGCAAGCTGGCGCTGACGGTTTCGACACCCGAGAAAATGCGCCCCAAACAACCGTTGACCGTCAAGCTGCAAGCAAAAAACGCTGACGGCAGCGTGCCCAAAGAGGTGCATGTGCTGGTGTCGGCCGTGGACGTGGGCATCCTTAATATCACCGAATACCCGACGCCAGACCCGTTCGCCAAGCTGTTCGGGCGCAAGGCGTATGGTGCTGATCAACTGGACATCTATGGGCAACTGATCGAAGCCGGGCGGGGCCGTTTGGCGAGTCTGGCGTTCGGTGGCGATGCAGCGTTGGCCAAGGGCGGTAAGCGTCCGGAAACCAGCGTGACCATCGTGGCGCTGCAAAGCGCGCCGGTGACCCTGAATGCGCAGGGCGAAGGCGAAATCAGTGTCGATATACCCGACTTCAACGGTGAACTACGGGTCATGGCGCAGGCCTGGACGGGCGAGCGTTACGGCATGGCTGAAGCTAAAACCGTGGTCGCCGCACCGCTGATTGCCGAACTTTCAGCCCCACGGTTTCTTGCGGGAGGCGATCAGACTCAACTGGCACTGGACCTGTCTAACCTGTCCGGCAAAGCACAAAGACTTACTGTCCAGCTCAGTGCTGAAGGGCAACTGAGCGTGATCAACGCCAGCGCCGGTCAGAGCGTTGAATTGGCTCAAGGCCAACGCATCACGCTACAGATTCCGGTACGCGCCGAAGGTGGTTTTGGCCAAGGGAAAATCAAGGTGGTCGTGCAAGGGCTGGACTTGCCGGGGGAAAACCTGCCGGCGTTTAGTCGAGAGTGGACCTTGGGTATACGCCCGGCCTATCCGGCGCTGCTCAAACACTACCGTGCGGTGCTCAAGGATCAAGCCTGGAGCCTGCCCGAGGGTGCGCTTGAAGCCTTTGAACCGGCGGGTCGCGAAGCATTGCTATCGGTGTCGAGTCGTCCGCCGTTGAACCTTGGCGAGCAGATTCGCGCACTGAAAGCCTACCCTTATGGTTGTCTGGAGCAGACCGCCAGCGGCCTGTACCCGTCACTGTATGCGGATGCCGCGAGCCTCAAACGCTTGGGGCTCGAAGGCGAGCCGGATGCTGATCGCAAGCGCAAGATCGAGCTGGGGATCGAGCGGCTGCTGGGCATGCAACGCTACAACGGCAGCTTCGGTTTGTGGGGCGCCGATGGCGAAGAGGAATACTGGCTGACCGCGTATGTCACCGATTTCCTCCTGCGGGCCCGCGAACAAGGATTTGCCGTACCACCTGAGGCCTTGAAAAAGGCCAATGAACGGCTGTTGCGTTACCTGCAAGAACGCAACCTGGTCGACGTCAACTACAGCGAAAATGCCGAACACACCCGCTTTGCCGTGCAGGCCTATGCAGGCTTGGTGCTGGCGCGCAGCCAACAGGCGCCGTTGGGCGCGTTGCGCAGCCTGTTCGACAGGCGCACCGATGCGCGCTCTGGTTTGCCGCTGGTGCAGCTGTCGATAGCGCTGGAAAAAATGGGTGATAAACCGCGTGCCGAACAGGCGCTGATCGGCGGTCTTGCGGCCACCCGCAAACCCAATGACTGGCTCGCCGACTATGGCAGTCCGCTACGCGATCAGGCGCTGATTTTTGCGCTGCTCGAAGAGAACAACCTGGCGGCAGACAAACGCGAAGAGCGGCTGTTTGAGCTCTCGGATCAACTGGCGGCCACGCAATGGTTGTCGACTCAGGAACGCAACTCGCTGTTCCTCGCCGGGCGTGGTGTGCTCGGCAAGCCGGAAGCCAACTGGGCCGCGCAACTGAGCAGCGGCAATCAAACGCGTGAACTGAGCAACCATCAGCCGGGCCTCAAGCTTGAAGGCGCAACCCTGGCGTCGCCGTTGTCGTTGCAAAACACAGGCAGCACGACCCTGTATCAACAGCTGACTATTTCCGGCTATCCACAGCAGCCGCCGTTACCGGGGGGTGAAAACCTGAGTATTCGCCGCGAGTACTTGGGTATGAAGGGGCAGGCGCTGAACCTTGATGCGCTGAAAAGCGGTGAGCTGGTGCTGGTCCATATCGAGGTCAAGGCCAGGCAGCGGGTGCCTGATGCACTGGTGGTGGATTTGCTGCCGGCCGGTCTGGAGTTGGAGAACCAGAACCTGGCGCAAAGCGCGGCCAGCCTGGCAGACGCCAGCAGTGAGGTCAAAGAGTGGCGCGAGTCGATGCAGAACGCCGGGCTCAAGCATCAGGAGTTCCGCGATGACCGTTATGTGGCTGCGCTGAATCTGGATGCCTTCAACACCACGCACCTGCTGTACCTGGCGCGAGCGGTGACCCCGGGCACCTACCGTGTGCCGCCGCCGCAGGTTGAATCCATGTACCGGCCTAACTGGCACGCCTTGGGTGACGCGCCGGCGCAGATGGTGGTGAAGGGGAAATGA